A window from Canis lupus familiaris isolate Mischka breed German Shepherd chromosome 18, alternate assembly UU_Cfam_GSD_1.0, whole genome shotgun sequence encodes these proteins:
- the RIC8A gene encoding synembryn-A, which translates to MDPRVVADAVEAGEEDVIMEALRTYNRENSQSFTFDDAQQEDRKRLAELLVSVLEQGLPPPRRVTWLQSIRILSRDRSCLDPFTSRQSLQALACYAGIALEGSGPEPLDMDVVLESLKCLCNLVLSSPVAQVLAAEARLVVRLAERVGLYRKSSFPHDIQFFDLRLLFLLTALRTDVRQQLFQELRGVHLLTDALELTLGMSPDENPPELLPPQETERAMEILKVLFNITFDSIKREVDEEDAALYRHLGTILRHCVMVAAAGDRTEEFHGHTVNLLGNLPLKCLDVLLTLEPHKGSLEFLGANMDVIHVLLSFLEKRLHQTHRLKESVAPVLSVLTECARMHRPARKFLKAQVLPPLRDVRTRPEVGELLRNKLVRLMTHLDTDVKRVAAEFLFVLCSESVPRFIKYTGYGNAAGLLAARGLMAGGRPEGQYSEDEDTDTDEYKEAKASINPVTGRVEEKPPNPMEGMTEEQKEHEAMKLVNMFDKLSRHRVIQPMGMSPRGQLTSLQDAICETMEGQLSSEPDSDPD; encoded by the exons ATGGATCCCCGGGTGGTTGCGGATGCCGTGGAAGCGGGCGAGGAGGACGTGATCATGGAGGCTCTGCGCACGTACAACCGGGAG AACTCCCAGAGCTTCACGTTTGACGACGCCCAGCAGGAGGACCGGAAG AGGCTGGCGGAGCTGCTGGTCTCGGTCCTGGAGCAGGGCTTGCCACCCCCCCGCCGCGTCACCTGGCTGCAGAGCATCCGCATCCTGTCCAGGGACCGAAGCTGCCTGGACCCTTTCACCAGCCGCCAGAGCCTGCAGGCCCTTGCCTGCTATGCCGGCATCGCCTTGGAGGGGTCTGGCCCGGAGCCTCTGGACATGGACGTTGTCCTCGAGTCCCTGAAGTGCCTGTGCAACCTCGTGCTGAGCAGCCCGGTGGCACAGGTGCTGGCAGCAGAGGCCCGCCTGGTGGTGAGGCTCGCAGAGCGCGTGGGGCTGTATCGCAAGAGTAGCTTTCCACACGACATCCAGTTCTTTGATCTGCGCCTCCTCTTCTTGCTCACGGCACTTCGCACTGACGTTAGGCAGCAGCTGTTTCAGGAATTGCGGGGAGTGCACCTGCTGACTGATGCGCTGGAGCTGACCCTGGGAATGAGCCCTGACGAGAACCCCCCGGAGCTTCTTCCTCCCCAGGAGACCGAGCGGGCCATGGAGATCCTCAAAGTGCTCTTCAATATCACCTTCGACTCCATCAAGAGGGAGGTAGACGAG GAAGATGCGGCCCTTTATCGGCACCTGGGGACCATTCTGCGGCACTGTGTGATGGTCGCTGCTGCTGGAGACCGCACAGAGGAGTTCCACGG CCACACAGTGAATCTCCTGGGGAACTTGCCCCTCAAGTGTCTGGACGTCCTCCTTACCCTGGAGCCACACAAAGGCTCCCTGGAGTTCCTGGGAGCGAACATGGATGTGATTCACGTCCTTCTCAGCTTCCTGGAGAAGCGTCTGCaccag ACGCACCGGCTGAAAGAGAGTGTGGCCCCCGTGCTGAGCGTGCTGACGGAGTGTGCTCGCATGCACCGCCCGGCCAGGAAGTTCCTGAAGGCCCAG GTGCTGCCCCCACTGCGGGACGTGAGGACTCGGCCTGAGGTCGGGGAGCTGTTGCGGAACAAGCTTGTTCGCCTCATGACGCACCTGGACACTGACGTGAAGCGAGTGGCCGCggagtttctgtttgtcctgtgCTCTGAGAGTG TGCCCCGATTCATCAAGTACACTGGCTACGGAAATGCTGCCGGCCTCCTGGCTGCCAGGGGCCTCATGGCAGGCGGCCGGCCTGAGGGCCAGTATTCGGAGGACGAGGACACGGACACAGATGAGTACAAGGAAGCCAAGGCCAG CATAAACCCGGTGACCGGGAGGGTGGAGGAAAAGCCGCCCAACCCCATGGAGGGCATGAcggaggagcagaaggagcacGAGGCCATGAAGCTGGTGAACATGTTTGACAAGCTCTCCAG GCACAGAGTCATCCAGCCCATGGGGATGAGTCCCCGGGGTCAGCTGACGTCTCTGCAGGATGCTATCTGTGAGACCATGGAAGGGCAGCTCTCCTCGGAACCTGACTCAGACCCCGACTGA
- the SIRT3 gene encoding NAD-dependent protein deacetylase sirtuin-3, mitochondrial isoform X2, with protein sequence MDMGAASLWGVRKAPCAVELAVLNSGITGGRRPISFSTRTSSIFGSGGDHKKKLFLQDIAELIRARACQRVLVMVGAGISTPSGIPDFRSPGSGLYSNLQQYDLPYPEAVFELAFFSHNPKPFFTLAKELYLKNYRPNIIHYFLRLLHDKGLLLRLYTQNIDGLERAGIPASKLVEAHGSFASATCTVCRRPSSGKDIWADVSMDKIPRCPVCTGVLKPDIVFFGETLPQRFLLHVLDFPMADMLLILGTSLEVEPFASLSEAVRSSVPRLLINRDVVGPFAWCPRSRDVVQLGDVVHSVERLVELLGWREELQDLIQQETEKLDGRDG encoded by the exons ATGGACATGGGGGCCGCCAGTCTTTGGGGTGTGAGAAAGGCGCCCTGTGCAGTGGAGCTGGCAGTCCTGAACTCTGG CATTACAGGCGGAAGAAGACCCATATCTTTTTCCACTAGAACCTCAAGCATCTTTGGAAGCGGAGGTGACCATAAGAAGAAGCTTTTTCTGCAGGATATAGCAGAACTGATTCGAGCCAGAGCCTGCCAGAGGGTGCTGGTCATGGTGGGGGCTGGCATCAGCACGCCCAGCGGCATTCCGGACTTCAG GTCTCCCGGGAGCGGCCTCTATAGCAACCTGCAGCAGTATGACCTCCCATACCCCGAGGCTGTTTTTGAGCTGGCTTTCTTCTCTCACAACCCCAAGCCCTTTTTCACTTTGGCCAAGGAGCTGTACCTTAAGAACTACAGGCCCAACATCATACACTACTTCCTCCGACTGCTCCACGACAAGGGGCTGCTTCTGCGGCTCTACACGCAGAATATTGATGGGCTCGAGAGAG CTGGGATCCCTGCCTCAAAGCTGGTTGAAGCTCATGGATCCTTCGCCTCCGCCACATGCACTGTCTGCCGAAGACCCTCCTCAGGGAAGGACATTTGG GCCGACGTGAGCATGGACAAGATCCCCCGCTGCCCAGTGTGCACTGGCGTTTTGAAGCCTGACATCGTGTTCTTTGGGGAGACACTGCCTCAGAGGTTCCTGCTGCATGTACTTGATTTCCCAATGGCAGATATGCTGCTCATCCTCGGGACCTCCCTGGAG GTAGAACCTTTCGCCAGCTTGTCTGAGGCTGTGCGGAGCTCAGTGCCCCGACTGCTCATCAACCGGGACGTGGTGGGGCCCTTTGCCTGGTGTCCTCGCAGCAGGGATGTGGTCCAGCTGGGGGATGTGGTTCACAGCGTGGAAAGGCTGGTGGAGCTTCTGGGCTGGAGAGAAGAGCTGCAGGACCTCATCCAGCAGGAAACCGAAAAG CTCGATGGACGGGACGGATAG
- the SIRT3 gene encoding NAD-dependent protein deacetylase sirtuin-3, mitochondrial isoform X6, whose amino-acid sequence MDKIPRCPVCTGVLKPDIVFFGETLPQRFLLHVLDFPMADMLLILGTSLEVEPFASLSEAVRSSVPRLLINRDVVGPFAWCPRSRDVVQLGDVVHSVERLVELLGWREELQDLIQQETEKLDGRDG is encoded by the exons ATGGACAAGATCCCCCGCTGCCCAGTGTGCACTGGCGTTTTGAAGCCTGACATCGTGTTCTTTGGGGAGACACTGCCTCAGAGGTTCCTGCTGCATGTACTTGATTTCCCAATGGCAGATATGCTGCTCATCCTCGGGACCTCCCTGGAG GTAGAACCTTTCGCCAGCTTGTCTGAGGCTGTGCGGAGCTCAGTGCCCCGACTGCTCATCAACCGGGACGTGGTGGGGCCCTTTGCCTGGTGTCCTCGCAGCAGGGATGTGGTCCAGCTGGGGGATGTGGTTCACAGCGTGGAAAGGCTGGTGGAGCTTCTGGGCTGGAGAGAAGAGCTGCAGGACCTCATCCAGCAGGAAACCGAAAAG CTCGATGGACGGGACGGATAG
- the SIRT3 gene encoding NAD-dependent protein deacetylase sirtuin-3, mitochondrial isoform X4 — MDMGAASLWGVRKAPCAVELAVLNSGITGGRRPISFSTRTSSIFGSGGDHKKKLFLQDIAELIRARACQRVLVMVGAGISTPSGIPDFRSPGSGLYSNLQQYDLPYPEAVFELAFFSHNPKPFFTLAKELYLKNYRPNIIHYFLRLLHDKGLLLRLYTQNIDGLERVAGIPASKLVEAHGSFASATCTVCRRPSSGKDIWADVSMDKIPRCPVCTGVLKPDIVFFGETLPQRFLLHVLDFPMADMLLILGTSLEVEPFASLSEAVRSSVPRLLINRDVVGPFAWCPRSRDVVQLGDVVHSVERLVELLGWREELQDLIQQETEKLDGRDG; from the exons ATGGACATGGGGGCCGCCAGTCTTTGGGGTGTGAGAAAGGCGCCCTGTGCAGTGGAGCTGGCAGTCCTGAACTCTGG CATTACAGGCGGAAGAAGACCCATATCTTTTTCCACTAGAACCTCAAGCATCTTTGGAAGCGGAGGTGACCATAAGAAGAAGCTTTTTCTGCAGGATATAGCAGAACTGATTCGAGCCAGAGCCTGCCAGAGGGTGCTGGTCATGGTGGGGGCTGGCATCAGCACGCCCAGCGGCATTCCGGACTTCAG GTCTCCCGGGAGCGGCCTCTATAGCAACCTGCAGCAGTATGACCTCCCATACCCCGAGGCTGTTTTTGAGCTGGCTTTCTTCTCTCACAACCCCAAGCCCTTTTTCACTTTGGCCAAGGAGCTGTACCTTAAGAACTACAGGCCCAACATCATACACTACTTCCTCCGACTGCTCCACGACAAGGGGCTGCTTCTGCGGCTCTACACGCAGAATATTGATGGGCTCGAGAGAG TAGCTGGGATCCCTGCCTCAAAGCTGGTTGAAGCTCATGGATCCTTCGCCTCCGCCACATGCACTGTCTGCCGAAGACCCTCCTCAGGGAAGGACATTTGG GCCGACGTGAGCATGGACAAGATCCCCCGCTGCCCAGTGTGCACTGGCGTTTTGAAGCCTGACATCGTGTTCTTTGGGGAGACACTGCCTCAGAGGTTCCTGCTGCATGTACTTGATTTCCCAATGGCAGATATGCTGCTCATCCTCGGGACCTCCCTGGAG GTAGAACCTTTCGCCAGCTTGTCTGAGGCTGTGCGGAGCTCAGTGCCCCGACTGCTCATCAACCGGGACGTGGTGGGGCCCTTTGCCTGGTGTCCTCGCAGCAGGGATGTGGTCCAGCTGGGGGATGTGGTTCACAGCGTGGAAAGGCTGGTGGAGCTTCTGGGCTGGAGAGAAGAGCTGCAGGACCTCATCCAGCAGGAAACCGAAAAG CTCGATGGACGGGACGGATAG
- the SIRT3 gene encoding NAD-dependent protein deacetylase sirtuin-3, mitochondrial isoform X3, translating to MTRCARPALAALGLWGPAGWRSLYTGVRDVLGEGHQRPSPGRMDMGAASLWGVRKAPCAVELAVLNSGITGGRRPISFSTRTSSIFGSGGDHKKKLFLQDIAELIRARACQRVLVMVGAGISTPSGIPDFRSPGSGLYSNLQQYDLPYPEAVFELAFFSHNPKPFFTLAKELYLKNYRPNIIHYFLRLLHDKGLLLRLYTQNIDGLERVAGIPASKLVEAHGSFASATCTVCRRPSSGKDIWADVSMDKIPRCPVCTGVLKPDIVFFGETLPQRFLLHVLDFPMADMLLILGTSLEVEPFASLSEAVRSSVPRLLINRDVVGPFAWCPRSRDVVQLGDVVHSVERLVELLGWREELQDLIQQETEKLDGRDG from the exons ATGACGCGGTGCGCTCGGCCTGCTCTCGCGGCCCTCGGGCTCTGGGGCCCGGCAG GGTGGAGGAGTCTCTATACCGGAGTCAGAGATGTCCTGGGGGAGGGTCATCAACGGCCTTCTCCCGGAAGAATGGACATGGGGGCCGCCAGTCTTTGGGGTGTGAGAAAGGCGCCCTGTGCAGTGGAGCTGGCAGTCCTGAACTCTGG CATTACAGGCGGAAGAAGACCCATATCTTTTTCCACTAGAACCTCAAGCATCTTTGGAAGCGGAGGTGACCATAAGAAGAAGCTTTTTCTGCAGGATATAGCAGAACTGATTCGAGCCAGAGCCTGCCAGAGGGTGCTGGTCATGGTGGGGGCTGGCATCAGCACGCCCAGCGGCATTCCGGACTTCAG GTCTCCCGGGAGCGGCCTCTATAGCAACCTGCAGCAGTATGACCTCCCATACCCCGAGGCTGTTTTTGAGCTGGCTTTCTTCTCTCACAACCCCAAGCCCTTTTTCACTTTGGCCAAGGAGCTGTACCTTAAGAACTACAGGCCCAACATCATACACTACTTCCTCCGACTGCTCCACGACAAGGGGCTGCTTCTGCGGCTCTACACGCAGAATATTGATGGGCTCGAGAGAG TAGCTGGGATCCCTGCCTCAAAGCTGGTTGAAGCTCATGGATCCTTCGCCTCCGCCACATGCACTGTCTGCCGAAGACCCTCCTCAGGGAAGGACATTTGG GCCGACGTGAGCATGGACAAGATCCCCCGCTGCCCAGTGTGCACTGGCGTTTTGAAGCCTGACATCGTGTTCTTTGGGGAGACACTGCCTCAGAGGTTCCTGCTGCATGTACTTGATTTCCCAATGGCAGATATGCTGCTCATCCTCGGGACCTCCCTGGAG GTAGAACCTTTCGCCAGCTTGTCTGAGGCTGTGCGGAGCTCAGTGCCCCGACTGCTCATCAACCGGGACGTGGTGGGGCCCTTTGCCTGGTGTCCTCGCAGCAGGGATGTGGTCCAGCTGGGGGATGTGGTTCACAGCGTGGAAAGGCTGGTGGAGCTTCTGGGCTGGAGAGAAGAGCTGCAGGACCTCATCCAGCAGGAAACCGAAAAG CTCGATGGACGGGACGGATAG
- the SIRT3 gene encoding NAD-dependent protein deacetylase sirtuin-3, mitochondrial isoform X1: protein MPSDLLFIRGPFIALTGVPAGWRSLYTGVRDVLGEGHQRPSPGRMDMGAASLWGVRKAPCAVELAVLNSGITGGRRPISFSTRTSSIFGSGGDHKKKLFLQDIAELIRARACQRVLVMVGAGISTPSGIPDFRSPGSGLYSNLQQYDLPYPEAVFELAFFSHNPKPFFTLAKELYLKNYRPNIIHYFLRLLHDKGLLLRLYTQNIDGLERVAGIPASKLVEAHGSFASATCTVCRRPSSGKDIWADVSMDKIPRCPVCTGVLKPDIVFFGETLPQRFLLHVLDFPMADMLLILGTSLEVEPFASLSEAVRSSVPRLLINRDVVGPFAWCPRSRDVVQLGDVVHSVERLVELLGWREELQDLIQQETEKLDGRDG from the exons ATGCCAAGCGATCTTCTGTTCATCCGAGGGCCCTTTATTGCGCTGACCGGTGTTCCAGCAG GGTGGAGGAGTCTCTATACCGGAGTCAGAGATGTCCTGGGGGAGGGTCATCAACGGCCTTCTCCCGGAAGAATGGACATGGGGGCCGCCAGTCTTTGGGGTGTGAGAAAGGCGCCCTGTGCAGTGGAGCTGGCAGTCCTGAACTCTGG CATTACAGGCGGAAGAAGACCCATATCTTTTTCCACTAGAACCTCAAGCATCTTTGGAAGCGGAGGTGACCATAAGAAGAAGCTTTTTCTGCAGGATATAGCAGAACTGATTCGAGCCAGAGCCTGCCAGAGGGTGCTGGTCATGGTGGGGGCTGGCATCAGCACGCCCAGCGGCATTCCGGACTTCAG GTCTCCCGGGAGCGGCCTCTATAGCAACCTGCAGCAGTATGACCTCCCATACCCCGAGGCTGTTTTTGAGCTGGCTTTCTTCTCTCACAACCCCAAGCCCTTTTTCACTTTGGCCAAGGAGCTGTACCTTAAGAACTACAGGCCCAACATCATACACTACTTCCTCCGACTGCTCCACGACAAGGGGCTGCTTCTGCGGCTCTACACGCAGAATATTGATGGGCTCGAGAGAG TAGCTGGGATCCCTGCCTCAAAGCTGGTTGAAGCTCATGGATCCTTCGCCTCCGCCACATGCACTGTCTGCCGAAGACCCTCCTCAGGGAAGGACATTTGG GCCGACGTGAGCATGGACAAGATCCCCCGCTGCCCAGTGTGCACTGGCGTTTTGAAGCCTGACATCGTGTTCTTTGGGGAGACACTGCCTCAGAGGTTCCTGCTGCATGTACTTGATTTCCCAATGGCAGATATGCTGCTCATCCTCGGGACCTCCCTGGAG GTAGAACCTTTCGCCAGCTTGTCTGAGGCTGTGCGGAGCTCAGTGCCCCGACTGCTCATCAACCGGGACGTGGTGGGGCCCTTTGCCTGGTGTCCTCGCAGCAGGGATGTGGTCCAGCTGGGGGATGTGGTTCACAGCGTGGAAAGGCTGGTGGAGCTTCTGGGCTGGAGAGAAGAGCTGCAGGACCTCATCCAGCAGGAAACCGAAAAG CTCGATGGACGGGACGGATAG
- the SIRT3 gene encoding NAD-dependent protein deacetylase sirtuin-3, mitochondrial isoform X10, which yields MVGAGISTPSGIPDFRSPGSGLYSNLQQYDLPYPEAVFELAFFSHNPKPFFTLAKELYLKNYRPNIIHYFLRLLHDKGLLLRLYTQNIDGLERVAGIPASKLVEAHGSFASATCTVCRRPSSGKDIWADVSMDKIPRCPVCTGVLKPDIVFFGETLPQRFLLHVLDFPMADMLLILGTSLEVEPFASLSEAVRSSVPRLLINRDVVGPFAWCPRSRDVVQLGDVVHSVERLVELLGWREELQDLIQQETEKLDGRDG from the exons ATGGTGGGGGCTGGCATCAGCACGCCCAGCGGCATTCCGGACTTCAG GTCTCCCGGGAGCGGCCTCTATAGCAACCTGCAGCAGTATGACCTCCCATACCCCGAGGCTGTTTTTGAGCTGGCTTTCTTCTCTCACAACCCCAAGCCCTTTTTCACTTTGGCCAAGGAGCTGTACCTTAAGAACTACAGGCCCAACATCATACACTACTTCCTCCGACTGCTCCACGACAAGGGGCTGCTTCTGCGGCTCTACACGCAGAATATTGATGGGCTCGAGAGAG TAGCTGGGATCCCTGCCTCAAAGCTGGTTGAAGCTCATGGATCCTTCGCCTCCGCCACATGCACTGTCTGCCGAAGACCCTCCTCAGGGAAGGACATTTGG GCCGACGTGAGCATGGACAAGATCCCCCGCTGCCCAGTGTGCACTGGCGTTTTGAAGCCTGACATCGTGTTCTTTGGGGAGACACTGCCTCAGAGGTTCCTGCTGCATGTACTTGATTTCCCAATGGCAGATATGCTGCTCATCCTCGGGACCTCCCTGGAG GTAGAACCTTTCGCCAGCTTGTCTGAGGCTGTGCGGAGCTCAGTGCCCCGACTGCTCATCAACCGGGACGTGGTGGGGCCCTTTGCCTGGTGTCCTCGCAGCAGGGATGTGGTCCAGCTGGGGGATGTGGTTCACAGCGTGGAAAGGCTGGTGGAGCTTCTGGGCTGGAGAGAAGAGCTGCAGGACCTCATCCAGCAGGAAACCGAAAAG CTCGATGGACGGGACGGATAG
- the SIRT3 gene encoding NAD-dependent protein deacetylase sirtuin-3, mitochondrial isoform X5 has translation MDMGAASLWGVRKAPCAVELAVLNSGITGGRRPISFSTRTSSIFGSGGDHKKKLFLQDIAELIRARACQRVLVMVGAGISTPSGIPDFRSPGSGLYSNLQQYDLPYPEAVFELAFFSHNPKPFFTLAKELYLKNYRPNIIHYFLRLLHDKGLLLRLYTQNIDGLERVAGIPASKLVEAHGSFASATCTVCRRPSSGKDIWADVSMDKIPRCPVCTGVLKPDIVFFGETLPQRFLLHVLDFPMADMLLILGTSLEDTPVDTF, from the exons ATGGACATGGGGGCCGCCAGTCTTTGGGGTGTGAGAAAGGCGCCCTGTGCAGTGGAGCTGGCAGTCCTGAACTCTGG CATTACAGGCGGAAGAAGACCCATATCTTTTTCCACTAGAACCTCAAGCATCTTTGGAAGCGGAGGTGACCATAAGAAGAAGCTTTTTCTGCAGGATATAGCAGAACTGATTCGAGCCAGAGCCTGCCAGAGGGTGCTGGTCATGGTGGGGGCTGGCATCAGCACGCCCAGCGGCATTCCGGACTTCAG GTCTCCCGGGAGCGGCCTCTATAGCAACCTGCAGCAGTATGACCTCCCATACCCCGAGGCTGTTTTTGAGCTGGCTTTCTTCTCTCACAACCCCAAGCCCTTTTTCACTTTGGCCAAGGAGCTGTACCTTAAGAACTACAGGCCCAACATCATACACTACTTCCTCCGACTGCTCCACGACAAGGGGCTGCTTCTGCGGCTCTACACGCAGAATATTGATGGGCTCGAGAGAG TAGCTGGGATCCCTGCCTCAAAGCTGGTTGAAGCTCATGGATCCTTCGCCTCCGCCACATGCACTGTCTGCCGAAGACCCTCCTCAGGGAAGGACATTTGG GCCGACGTGAGCATGGACAAGATCCCCCGCTGCCCAGTGTGCACTGGCGTTTTGAAGCCTGACATCGTGTTCTTTGGGGAGACACTGCCTCAGAGGTTCCTGCTGCATGTACTTGATTTCCCAATGGCAGATATGCTGCTCATCCTCGGGACCTCCCTGGAG GACACACCTGTGGACACATTCTAG
- the PSMD13 gene encoding 26S proteasome non-ATPase regulatory subunit 13 codes for MKDVPGFLQQSQSSGPGQAAVWHRLEELYTKKLWHQLTLQVLDFVQDPCFAQGDGLIKLYENFISEFEHRVNPLSLVEIILHVVRQMTDPNVALTFLEKTREKVKSSDEAVILCKTAIGALKLNIGDLQVTKETIEDVEEMLNNLPGVTSVHSRFYDLSSKYYQTIGNHASYYKDALRFLGCVDIKDLPVSEQQERAFTLGLAGLLGEGVFNFGELLMHPVLESLRSTDRQWLIDTLYAFNSGNVERFQTLKTAWGQQPDLAANEAQLLRKIQLLCLMEMTFTRPANHRQLTFEEIAKSAKITVNEVELLVMKALSVGLVKGSIDEVDKRVHMTWVQPRVLDLQQIKGMKDRLEFWCTDVRSMEMLVEHQAHDILT; via the exons ATGAAGGACGTACCGGGCTTCCTGCAGCAGAGCCAGAGCTCCGGGCCCGGCCAGGCCGCCGTGTGGCACCGCCTGGAGGAGCTTTACACGAAGAA ATTGTGGCATCAACTGACACTCCAGGTGCTTGATTTTGTGCAGGACCCATGCTTTGCCCAAGGAGATGGCCTCATTAAG CTTTATGAAAACTTCATCAGTGAATTTGAACACAG gGTGAATCCTCTGTCCCTGGTAGAAATTATTCTTCACGTAGTTAGACAGATGACTG ATCCTAATGTGGCTCTTACTTTTCTGGAAAAGACTCGCGAAAAG GTGAAAAGTAGCGATGAGGCAGTGATCCTGTGTAAAACTGCAATTGGAGCTCTAAAATTAAACATCGGGGACCTACAGGTTACAAAG GAAACAATTGAAGATGTCGAAGAGATGCTCAACAACCTCCCTGGTGTGACCTCGGTTCACAGTCGTTTCTATGACCTCTCCAGTAAATACTATCAAACAATCGGAAACCATGCATCCTACTACAAAGATGCTCTGCGGTTTCTGGGCTGCGTCGATATCAAGGATCTGCCAG TGTCTGAACAGCAGGAGAGAGCTTTCACGCTGGGACTAGCAGGACTTCTTGGCGAGGGCGTTTTTAACTTTGGAGAACTC CTCATGCACCCCGTGCTGGAATCACTGAGGAGCACCGACCGGCAGTGGCTGATTGACACCCTGTATGCCTTTAACAGTGGTAACGTAGAGAGATTCCAGACGCTGAAGACTGCCTGGGGCCAGCAG cCTGATTTGGCAGCCAACGAGGCCCAGCTGCTGAGGAAAATCCAATTGTTGTGCCTCATGGAG atgACTTTCACACGACCTGCCAATCACAGACAACTCACTTTTGAAGAAATTGCCAAAAGTGCTAAAATCACTGTGAACGAG GTGGAGTTGCTGGTGATGAAGGCGCTCTCAGTGGGGCTGGTGAAAGGCAGCATTGACGAGGTGGATAAGCGAGTTCACATGACCTGGGTGCAGCCCCGTGTGCTGGATCTGCAGCAG ATCAAGGGGATGAAGGACCGCCTGGAGTTCTGGTGCACCGACGTGAGGAGCATGGAGATGCTGGTGGAGCACCAGGCCCACGACATCCTCACCTAG